Proteins encoded within one genomic window of Triticum aestivum cultivar Chinese Spring chromosome 2D, IWGSC CS RefSeq v2.1, whole genome shotgun sequence:
- the LOC123052629 gene encoding E3 ubiquitin protein ligase RIN2 isoform X1, with protein sequence MAVNCLYVVAASTAASAAALQWWAASFLDAPRDGDVGGGDWLETSLRSHVTVALLANLAAHVLLVLLLALKTLFFVRLTSTETRKVLEHIINYVIYKGTFLPLVVPPNSQQIILWSTWLVLLCSLKMFQSLARERLECLNASPSATPLKYLRVYSALLLVLSTDLLWMKLCVGFCSSCNSKLFWLMLFEPLSIAFESLQSIMVHGFQLLDIWQRHLMDSGVDYLDFQKTYKQAAGSFSEWRGQLIRNFGFVIDLISLLMSLGHYSMIFWLRGMAFHLVDAVLLLNLRALVVSFLKRIKTYIKLRKALRSLDGALPDAKYDEICTYDDECAICRGPMARAKKLPCNHLFHLPCLRSWLDQGLMEGYSCPTCRRPLFLSAQGHSRSTTAEVANVQLISEQLNMGLNQQRVPEQQDPSDGVWRGAGLDSRWAPPWSSTGVDDPSSSSAVRSVGLSGVQMMMRQFASVTDNYGHADATWNLWPESMAGPSIVPSSSSRPDVASASLRFRGTAGTINGSMSRVNTMVDRVREVLPHMPDELIIEDLMRTNNVNATVNNLLLMQ encoded by the exons ATGGCCGTGAACTGCCTATACGTCGTCGCCGCATCCACGGCGGCCAGCGCCGCCGCGCTGCAGTGGTGGGCGGCGTCCTTCCTCGACGCCCCACGGGACGGGGATGTCGGCGGCGGGGACTGGCTCGAGACCTCGCTGCGATCGCACGTGACCGTCGCGCTCTTAGCGAATCTGGCGGCGCAcgtgctcctcgtcctcctcctagcTCTCAAG ACATTATTTTTTGTTCGGTTAACTTCTACAGAGACTAGAAAAGTGTTGGAACACATCATTAACTATGTAATCTACAAG GGAACTTTTCTCCCATTGGTTGTGCCTCCTAATTCTCAACAAATAATCCTTTGGTCAACTTGGCTAGTCCTTCTTTGTTCACTGAAG ATGTTTCAATCATTGGCCAGAGAACGTCTTGAGTGCCTCAATGCGTCACCCTCAGCAACTCCATTGAAATATCTCCGTGTATATTCTGCACTGTTGCTGGTTCTTTCGACTGATCTACTATG GATGAAGCTTTGTGTAGGGTTCTGCAGTTCATGCAATTCTAAGTTATTTTGGCTTATGTTATTTGAGCCTCTTAGTATTGCCTTTGAGTCACTGCAG TCTATCATGGTGCATGGATTTCAGTTGCTTGACATTTGGCAGCGACATCTGATGGACAGTGGTGTGGACTATCTTGATTTCCAAAAAACTTATAAACAAGCAGCAG GTTCATTTTCTGAATGGAGAGGCCAACTTATAAGGAATTTTGGTTTTGTCATTGACCTGATAAGCTTGTTGATGTCACTTGGTCATTATTCGATGATCTTTTGGCTCCGTGGTATGGCGTTTCACCTGGTCGACGCAGTGCTCCTGTTGAACTTGCGT GCTCTTGTAGTTTCATTTTTGAAGAGGATTAAGACCTACATTAAGTTAAGAAAGGCACTCCGTTCGCTCGATGGAGCACTCCCAGATGCTAAATACGATGAGATCTGCACATATGATGATGAGTGTGCCATCTGCCGG GGACCAATGGCTCGAGCTAAAAAGTTGCCTTGCAACCATCTATTTCATCTACCTTGCTTGCGATCTTG GTTGGATCAAGGATTAATGGAGGGTTACTCTTGTCCAACTTGTCGAAGGCCACTCTTTCTTTCAGCTCAAGGACATTCTAGGTCAACAACAGCAGAGGTAGCAAATGTTCAGCTAATTTCGGAACAGCTAAATATGGGATTAAATCAGCAAAGGGTTCCTGAACAGCAGGATCCTTCAGATGGTGTTTGGAG AGGTGCGGGTCTTGATTCTCGCTGGGCACCACCGTGGTCGAGCACTGGGGTGGATGACCCCAGTTCCTCTAGTGCAGTGAGATCCGTGGGGCTTAGCGGAGTTCAGATGATGATGAGGCAGTTCGCTTCTGTGACTGATAATTATGGGCATGCAGATGCCACCTGGAATCTGTGGCCTGAGTCAATGGCAGGCCCTTCAATTGTTCCATCATCTTCCTCGAGGCCCGATGTGGCTTCTGCTAGCTTGCGGTTCCGAGGCACGGCAGGAACAATTAACGGAAGCATGTCGCGGGTTAATACCATGGTAGATAGAGTACGAGAAGTTTTACCCCATATGCCTGACGAGCTAATTATTGAA GACCTGATGAGAACGAATAATGTGAATGCCACTGTGAATAATCTTCTGCTGATGCAATGA
- the LOC123052629 gene encoding E3 ubiquitin protein ligase RIN2 isoform X2 has product MLIVGTGKCVTLFFVRLTSTETRKVLEHIINYVIYKGTFLPLVVPPNSQQIILWSTWLVLLCSLKMFQSLARERLECLNASPSATPLKYLRVYSALLLVLSTDLLWMKLCVGFCSSCNSKLFWLMLFEPLSIAFESLQSIMVHGFQLLDIWQRHLMDSGVDYLDFQKTYKQAAGSFSEWRGQLIRNFGFVIDLISLLMSLGHYSMIFWLRGMAFHLVDAVLLLNLRALVVSFLKRIKTYIKLRKALRSLDGALPDAKYDEICTYDDECAICRGPMARAKKLPCNHLFHLPCLRSWLDQGLMEGYSCPTCRRPLFLSAQGHSRSTTAEVANVQLISEQLNMGLNQQRVPEQQDPSDGVWRGAGLDSRWAPPWSSTGVDDPSSSSAVRSVGLSGVQMMMRQFASVTDNYGHADATWNLWPESMAGPSIVPSSSSRPDVASASLRFRGTAGTINGSMSRVNTMVDRVREVLPHMPDELIIEDLMRTNNVNATVNNLLLMQ; this is encoded by the exons ATGTTGATAGTTGGGACTGGGAAATGTGTG ACATTATTTTTTGTTCGGTTAACTTCTACAGAGACTAGAAAAGTGTTGGAACACATCATTAACTATGTAATCTACAAG GGAACTTTTCTCCCATTGGTTGTGCCTCCTAATTCTCAACAAATAATCCTTTGGTCAACTTGGCTAGTCCTTCTTTGTTCACTGAAG ATGTTTCAATCATTGGCCAGAGAACGTCTTGAGTGCCTCAATGCGTCACCCTCAGCAACTCCATTGAAATATCTCCGTGTATATTCTGCACTGTTGCTGGTTCTTTCGACTGATCTACTATG GATGAAGCTTTGTGTAGGGTTCTGCAGTTCATGCAATTCTAAGTTATTTTGGCTTATGTTATTTGAGCCTCTTAGTATTGCCTTTGAGTCACTGCAG TCTATCATGGTGCATGGATTTCAGTTGCTTGACATTTGGCAGCGACATCTGATGGACAGTGGTGTGGACTATCTTGATTTCCAAAAAACTTATAAACAAGCAGCAG GTTCATTTTCTGAATGGAGAGGCCAACTTATAAGGAATTTTGGTTTTGTCATTGACCTGATAAGCTTGTTGATGTCACTTGGTCATTATTCGATGATCTTTTGGCTCCGTGGTATGGCGTTTCACCTGGTCGACGCAGTGCTCCTGTTGAACTTGCGT GCTCTTGTAGTTTCATTTTTGAAGAGGATTAAGACCTACATTAAGTTAAGAAAGGCACTCCGTTCGCTCGATGGAGCACTCCCAGATGCTAAATACGATGAGATCTGCACATATGATGATGAGTGTGCCATCTGCCGG GGACCAATGGCTCGAGCTAAAAAGTTGCCTTGCAACCATCTATTTCATCTACCTTGCTTGCGATCTTG GTTGGATCAAGGATTAATGGAGGGTTACTCTTGTCCAACTTGTCGAAGGCCACTCTTTCTTTCAGCTCAAGGACATTCTAGGTCAACAACAGCAGAGGTAGCAAATGTTCAGCTAATTTCGGAACAGCTAAATATGGGATTAAATCAGCAAAGGGTTCCTGAACAGCAGGATCCTTCAGATGGTGTTTGGAG AGGTGCGGGTCTTGATTCTCGCTGGGCACCACCGTGGTCGAGCACTGGGGTGGATGACCCCAGTTCCTCTAGTGCAGTGAGATCCGTGGGGCTTAGCGGAGTTCAGATGATGATGAGGCAGTTCGCTTCTGTGACTGATAATTATGGGCATGCAGATGCCACCTGGAATCTGTGGCCTGAGTCAATGGCAGGCCCTTCAATTGTTCCATCATCTTCCTCGAGGCCCGATGTGGCTTCTGCTAGCTTGCGGTTCCGAGGCACGGCAGGAACAATTAACGGAAGCATGTCGCGGGTTAATACCATGGTAGATAGAGTACGAGAAGTTTTACCCCATATGCCTGACGAGCTAATTATTGAA GACCTGATGAGAACGAATAATGTGAATGCCACTGTGAATAATCTTCTGCTGATGCAATGA